A window of Glycine soja cultivar W05 chromosome 2, ASM419377v2, whole genome shotgun sequence genomic DNA:
ttataaataagaatgTTATTTAtagtacattaaaaaaaatgcgaCTTTAATATTCttaggaatatttttttaaattaaaattgttagacgaaaaaagtaaattagaaagaaaagagtagaaatggaaattataaattgagttaaaaaaacAACTTCTCATACTCCTAGGGGATTATAACTCTCACCCCtcaccattaaaataaaaatgaagtaaaaCAAAGAAATCTCTATTCAGCAGGTATCATTATCAATACCAAATTTGCATCAATAAGAATCGCATTATACGTGTACTGAAAATTCTACAGAGCACAATAAATCACCAAACACAATATGAATCATAAAACTACAATATCAGTCAAAATTACATTTCCATTTTTACATTTcgagaataaatttttaaatctttaaaaaaacacaCTCGTAGGGTTCAATTAACGACGgtagtattattttttgtgaTGTGGTCTTCCCGTCATCTTTTCTAACGAATATTTCTATAAACAAACCTTCATTATCATATTATGTCATCCACTGAAATCTACTGACAAGTATTAAGCAAACTATTTAAGTTCTTTACACAACCTCAAAATCTGAACTCTGAAGTGAGAAGATCCAAAAGGCACAAGCTGCTGCAGGATTTGAAATTCATCAGAAAAGCTGAACAACTAAACAACTAACAAATAAAAGCTCCTATGAAGAAGTCAAGTAATTGATCAACAGAGCAGAAGCAGTCAATAATACCAGTACCACACTAAGTACCAATCAAATTAAGAATACTTGAACATTTGCAATATCCAATCAACCAATGTTATCAACTCAAGAGTTTATATAAACTCATGAAGGCTCTGTAAAATCTAAGAATTTACttaatataagaaatataacTGATAGAGAACATTTAGAGAGATGCgaggtagagagagagagagagagagagtgagagatagagagagaaggTTAGACAGAGGGGGAGAGAGAGGGAATGTGAGTGAGACAGAGACAGTCAGGGTGAGGGAGAACACCAATCGGAGGGAAACACCGAGAGTGAGTGATTCTGTGAGAGAGAGGAACCTTGCCAACGACCGTTTCGTTAAGTATGACGAAGCGCCTACAAGAGCTAACGTATATGAGTGGCAAACTGTGAGCCATAGGAAGCATAGAGGTGCGGCCAAACAGACACATGGCGGGAACGGACGTCGGCAGCAGTATCACCGGAGAAACTGGAGGGATGATGCAGACATTACCTCCTTTTATTTCACCAATTTCTCAGAGGAGGTAACCAAGATGGAGCTATGGAGCCACTTCAATCAGTGGGGGGAAGTTAAAGAGGTCTTCATCCCCAATCGGAGGAACAAGGAGGGGAAGAGATATGGTTTTGTGCGTCTCAGAGGTGTAACAGACGTGCGAAATGTAGAGAAAGCTCTCGACAATAGCTTCATCCGGGGGGTAAAACTTCATGTTAATACTCCCAAATATGGACGTGGAGAGATGATGAAGGTTCACATTAAACAGAAGCCTATGGGGGCAAAGACAGGCAAGGACGGACCGCCATGTACGAACGAAGCTTCTCGCAAAGGTGTAGTGGGGACATCAACCACAAAATCATATGCAGAGGCAGTGATGGCGCTGGGAAGGAAGTCAAATTCTTCGACAAAGGAAGTCAACCAGTTCGGTAACAACACTAGCACCTGCTCCACGTTTTCGTTAGCCATATCTGTGGAAGATAAGGCTCGATACCAAAACGCCTGGGTCGGAAGGCTGAAGAACATAGCGATTTTTGAAAGATTGGAAGAGGAAATGGTGTGGAATGTGGGTTCAGGCATTTCGGCTAGTTACATGGGCGATGATATGGCCATTCTCTTTGGTCTATCAGAGAAAAAAGCGGCGGATATTATTCGACAGGAGAAAGAACAGTCCTCCTCTCTGTTTTACTCCTTGACGAAGTGGTCTCCTCAACTGAGGGCCGAAACCAGACTTGTCTGGCTTCGAGTTTGGGGTATCCCTCTCCTCGCGTGGAAGACGGACTTCATGCGTAGGATGGTGGCCGCAGTGGGTGACTTTGTTGACGTCGATGACGACGTGGAACACATGCAGCGCCTAGACCGTGCCAGGATCCTGGTAAGGACGCCGCGACCGCCGCTCATCCAGCACGTTGCGCATGTCCTCATTGACGGAGTCAGACATCGCATTGATATAGTTGAAGAAAACGGCGGAGGGGAGTTAGGCGATACCCGCCATGGGAGGAACCTATGGAGTTCGTCTGAAGAAGTGCCTTCCGATGTAGCAGACGACGACATGGATTCAGTCATCTCGTGGCCGTCGGGAACATTTCCGCCCAGGGACGCTGGGATATCTGCCGGCGACACTACCGCGGACTGCCGGGATGCGCGATCATCACCTTTGCCCGTTGGGTGTTCGCGCGACGTGGACCCTGCGGTTAATGACCTACCTGACAGGGTTTTGACCACTTTATCTCCATCGGGTTCTGTTGTTAGCCCAAGTAGGAAGCTTTTTGAATTGGCCATAGCTCCCCAGCCAACACATCCTGCAACCATTCACGAATATGTAGCGGACCCAGTACTCGAATGTCAAAACCTTCCTCATTTATCCAATACAGTTTCCACATCTTCCCCCAAAGCATTTTCAGATGGCCCTTTTGAGGAGGGAGATATCCCCAGCCCTGGccgaattttaaaaaataattcccaCATCAACGGTTCTCACACCCCACCTTTTGAATCTTTTGATAAACAGACCCACCACCTTAATGGGCCTTGCACTCCTGTGGCCCAACAAACGGTTTCTCATAGCCCCCACCAGAAACAGCAGATGTTATCTAGTGGCTTGCAGGTTTATTCCAGAAGAATGtggtgtaaaaagaaaaaagcccaTCAGGAGTTAGTCACTCACAATAACTCTGCATcgtcaaagaatcaagaggaaGCAGCCTTCGTGAGACAATGTGATCTCCTAAACCAAATGGGATTGACTTGCGGGGAGGACTTTCAGCAACTCATGGGAAGCTTGGTTGACATGGAGCAGAGAGATTCTGACCTGGTAGCAGAGAAGGGACATGACAGTTGTGCTAATGATAATCTTATCATATAATTGTAGAGGCTTGGGGAGGGGGGTGAAGTGGGCTGCTATCCGTAAGCTCAATATAAAACATAAGGTGGATTTAGTCTGTTTGCAGGAAACTAAGAAAGAGTCTGTTACTAAGAATGCTTGTCAGTCTATTTGGGGAGATGCTAATGTATCCTGGGATTTTGTTCCTTCAATTAACACTGCTGGAGGTCTACTTTGCTTGTGGAATTCTCTAGCCTTTGAAGTAGTTAGGAGGGTGAAGGGtatgaattttttgttgttgacagGAAGATGGACTAAGGACAACACGCTGGTGAACATAGTGAATGTGTATGCTCCGTGTGATATAGCTGGGAAGAGAGAATTGTGGGATCATTTGAAGCAGCTAAAAGCCTCTAACCCTGAGACTGCTTGGTGTTTCCTGGGGGATTTCAATAGTATAAGAAGTATGGATGAAAGAATTGGTTCCTCCCAGAGGTTTGTGGGTGTTCATGACAGGGATGGCTTCAATGAATGGATAGCTGATACAGACCTTCACGAAATTAAAAGCTATGGCAGTATTTTCACTTGGTGTAGACCAAATGGTTCTGCAAGGAGCAGACTTGATAGATGTCTGGTATCTGCTCAGTGGTTCACTAAATGGCCTGATTCCTCTCAACATGTGCTTAATAGAGACTATTCGGACCACTGTCCAATCCTTTTGAAAACTGATATGCTGGATTGGGGTCCCAGGCCTTTCAGAGTCATGGATTGCTGGATGAAAAATAATCAGTATAAAGCTCTGGTTAAGCAAGTGTGGAGTGGGGAAATGCAATCAGGCTGGGGGAGTATCGTTTTGAAAAACAAGCTGAAGACCCTAAAATCCAGTCTAAAAAGTTGGAGTATTCAGTATGGGGATAGTCATAAGAACAAAGTGGATCAATTGAAGCAGCAGCTGCACCAGTTTGATTCTATAGCTCAGGTCAGAACTCTGGGGGTTGATGAAGTCAAGGCAATGAAATCCACTCAGCAGGAATTGTGGGAGGTTTCTCTTGCTCATGAATCAATTCTGAGGCAAAAATCTAGAATTAAATGGCTCAAAGAGGGGGATAGCAACACTGCATTTTTTCACAAATCCATCAACTTCAGGAGACACTACAACGCAATTCAAGGTATCTTTGTTGAAGATACATGGGTCCAGCAACCAAACTTGATTAAACAAGAAGCTGTTAATTTCTTTAATGCCAGATTCACAGAGGAAAAAGTGGATAGACCTACCTTGGATGGGGTCCAATTCAACACAATTAATTCAACTCAAAGGGAGGATTTGACTGCACCTTTTTCAGAACCTGAAATTAAGGAGGCTGTATGGAGCTGCTGTGGAGATAGATGCCCTGGGCCCGAtggtttcaattttaatttcattaaggAGTTTTGGGGGGTCTTAAAACCAGATTTTGGGAGGTTTGTGGATGAGTTTCATGCTAATGGTAGCTTTCCTAAGGGTAGTAATGCATCCTTCCTGGCTTTAATTCCAAAAACACATCACCCACAGTCCTTTGATGATTACAGGCCCATTTCCCTCATTGGGTGTATGTATAAGATCATAGCTAAATTACTGGCTAACAGGTTAAGGAGAGTGATGCCTGCCCTCATTGATGAGAGACAAACTGCGTTCATAAAGGATAGACACATCCTTCATGGAATTTTAATCCTCAATGAAGTTCTGGAGGAAGCTAAAAGAAGTAAGAAGCCAGCCCTGGTGTTTAAAGTGGATTTTGCAAAGGCCTATGACACTGTTTCATGGTCCTTTTTGGATTATATGATGGAGCGAATGGGATTCTGCCTCAAATGGAGGAGATGGATTAAGGCTTGCAACCAATCAGCTACTATTTCCATTCTTATAAATGGCAGCCCCTCAAAAGAATTTGCTCCATCAAGGGGATTGAGGCAAGGGGACCCTTTAGCCCCGTTACTCTTTAACATTGTGGCTGAGGGTTTGAATGGTATGATGAGGACAGCTCTGAACAAAGGCCTTTATAGCAGCTACCTGGTAGGGAAGCAGAAGGTCCCAATAAATATTCTGCAATATGCGGATGATACCATTTTTGTGGGAGAAGCTACTTGGGACAACGTAATTGTTATGAAGACAATGCTTAGAGGATTTGAATTGGCATCAGGGCTGAAGATCAACTTTTCCAAAAGCAGTGTTGGAATTTTCGGGGCTCGCTCCAATTGGGTTCAAGAGGCAGCTCGGTTCCTTAATTGCAGAACCATGGAGACCCCTTTTCTATATCTGGGGATTCCTTTAGGGGCTAAGCATTCTAGCTGGATGGTGTGGGAACCTCTCATCAAAAAATTCGAATCAAAGCTGTCCAAGTGGAATCAGAGATTTCTATCTATGGCTGGGAAGGTCTCTTTGATTAACTCTGTCCTCAATGCTCTTCCTATATATCTCCTGTCTTTTTTCAAAATTCCTCATAAGGTGGTCCGAAGAGTGATTTCCTTGCAAAGGAACTTTCTATGGGGGGGGGGATTCTGAACATAAGAAAATAGCATGGGTAAATTGGAACACTATATGCCTCCCCAAGGAGTTTGGAGGCCTTGGGATCAAGGACATTAATAGATTCAATGCAGCCTTGTTGGGAAGATGGATTTGGGATTTATCTTCTAACCAAGATCAGCTTTGGGTTCGAACTTTATCATCCAAGTACGGGGGCTGGACAGATCTAATCAATGGCAGAGACAGGCCTTGGCATTCTCAATGGTGGAAGGACCTCAGAAAGTTAGTTAAGCAGCCTGAATTTAGCCCTATTACCCAGCACATGGAATGGAAGGTAGGGGATGGGAGTTTAATTAACTTCTGGAAGGACAAATGGTTGGGGACTGGTTCTAACCTGGATCAGCAGTTTAACCAGATGTTCCTCATCAGTAGACAGCAGAATAGTAAGATTTGTGATATGGGTAGCTTATCCCACGGTACTTGGCGATGGGACTTAAAATGGAGAAGAAACCTCTTTGATCATGAACATACAGAAGCTGTGACATTTATGGAGCTGATCAGTAATGTCCAGATCCAACCTCATGTGAAGGATTCCTTGCGTTGGTCAGCAGATCCTTCGGGGATTTACTCTTCTAAGTCAGCCTACAGACTGCTAATCTCTGTTAATAGAGATATTCCTCAGCCAAATATCTACAACTTGTTTTGGAGACTTAACATTCCCCCTAGAGCTGCAGTTTTCGCTTggagaattttaaaaaacaggTTACCCACTAGATACAATctcttaaaaagaaatatatccaTCCAAGATCAAACATGCCCTTTATGTAGATCTCATCAAGAGGAGGCTGGTCACCTGTTTTTCCATTGTAAAGTCACTACTGTTTTATGGTGGGAGTCTATGAGTTGGATTAAGTTGGCTGGCCCCTTAGCAGCATCCCCAGCAGATCATTTCATTCAATTCTGTGATGGTTTTGGATCTGCCATTAACCAAACTCGCCGACGTTGTTGGTGGATTGCTTTAACTTCCACAATATGGCAGCATAGGAATTCTTTGGTCTTCCAAGGCAAGAGTTTCGATCCTACAAAAGTGATGGAAGATTCCCTTTTCCTGTTGTGGTCTTGGTTGAAAACCAGAGACGGGCACTTTAATGACTCCTTTAACTATTGGTCGTCCAATATAGTGCGATACTTTGGCTAATGTATTTCTTTAGTTATGTTTGGGAAGGGTGTATCTGAGTTTTCTCAGTTTTGTTTTGATGGGCTTTTTTCCTATGTCTTAAGATGTATCAACCACCAGCAGTACCTCTGGTGCTGCTTTGTTtctttgaaattatatatatataatattttgtggcctttcaaaaaaaaagaaatatattaaaataccaataaataacataataatcaACATTTAAACTCTATAATATAGAAATAtagcaaaaactaaaaaattaaaaacaccacTACAAATGCAAATCTGGTGGCTCCAAAACAGAGGAGAATGGGAGAGAATGTCAAGACCCAAAACAAAGCTGGGAAAAAACACCACTACAGATGCAAATTTGGTTGCACCAAAACAGAGGAGAATGAGAGAACGTCAAGACTCAAAACACAGCTGGGAAAACACCATCACAGATCTGGTTGTGCGACACAAATTGTGCCCTAGGTCTGTTCTGCATAAATCACAATCCAAAAATGCACACAACCAGTGTGGTTTTGGGCTATATTTTAATGCCCAACTGAGCTCCTTGAATCACCCCTAAACTCACGACATGAGTTTGCACAAGCTTACTCAAAAACAAGTTTACAAACGAGTTAACCCATTTCGTTGGTGTAGGAATGTAAACTCAAACGATTTTATGAGTTGGCTCGCAATTTTGATAACCATGCAATCAACAGAAGATCTAACAGTGAATCTCTAATTCTAAAAGAAAACTCACAATTATGATCACATTTATGGTATGTTTGAATCAAAGGGAAGAAAATACAGATGaccatatattttcttttgtttagttgggggaaaagtgaaaataaaaaggagaaaagttgaattccaaatacaaaaattaaaaattttatttccttccacAGTTCCACTTTccctttaattcaaatttaaattttctgtcCTTCATACCAAAAAGACCATTAGtttaaaaacaatttcatgGTAATTTAGTTTTAGCCCTGACTCTTTCCACTGACATATGCCAAGATAAATTCATACACAACATAAAAtctttataaatatgaaaagaagTGTGCTGCCTCATAACTGACTCTGTTTCATGCTAGTATTTTCTAGTTAGTACTGAGTAGTCAAGAAAGGAAATGGAACGGGATGGCCCACTGCCAACATCTTAACTCATGTTTAGGAAAGAAATCAACATTTATTCTGAGTAACTACTCTTTTTATTGAACATAGTTGTCGATAGCACCAAATTACAACGCTATCGCTAAATCGTGTCATGGAACAGATGGAGCATGCTACGAAAATTGAATAGTGTCGCAATTTGAAGTAACGGTCATTGCAGCAGCAATAGCCGACAAAATCACAGCTGGCACGGGCATTACTGAAGTGGGTCACAAAAATCCCATTTTAACCATGAAGCGGCATAAAGCAGCATCGCCTAGGACTGTTTTAGAGGATCGATTTGGGATTCCGACACCATTGAATCAGAGCTGAACCCTAATTTCTCATTCACTTGTGTGCCTCTGTTAGTCTGTTATGAAGTAGGGCCAACTGTTCTCCTTTTCGACATACACCCATCCTTCCATGCAACATTTCCAGCATTTCCCAACATTTTCTTGCCAGCTGTGACAGTTGGTGACCCCCAACTTTGCACCCTTGGCTCTCCATAGTTTTCGATAATTCATGAGACCTTCGCGGGCATTTTCTGGTGAACCTGTCACCATTCCTGGCCAATCGTGACATGTTTGCTTCCTTGCTTTGTTCCGTCCCTGAGTTGTTCTGTTTCATGATCTCTTCAACACAGGTATCTCATCTCACTGTCTTGTGCTCTGTTCTAACTTCTAAGTttaacctttaatttttttaattctaattggTTAGAACAGCAACCATCCTCCAACCTGCTATAAAATTTTTAAGGTTGGTCGCTCCGTGCCACTATGTGGGATTGACAACTATGACAGAAATTAAAGCTAAAGAACAGGCTCTTAAACAGCATATTGAGTTTTCATGGGCAAAAAGCTAGCAATCTATCAGATAACCATGCTTCTGCTGTCACCAAGGGGCAGGTACATGAATCTAGTCCCTACTTGTCTAATTAGAGAAAGCCCACTTTTATGCCTCTTTATTGGCTCtttcaaatgaatatttttaggGACATTATTCAAAATAGTTTAGCAGAGATGGAAACTTTGTAATAGCCAAAATTctaatttacataaaattatatgaaataacAGACAGCCACTAAAATTGGAAATGTCATCCAAAATTATCATGCTTGTTGTTCCGACCTCAAGTCTACCAAGATCGTTAGGGTAACCACATCCAAGTTATTGTCCACTTTGGTACTCGGTGGCCCATCATGGTTTTGTCCTTATTAAAATGCACCTCAATGGATTGAGGGAAGGGTTTTTATAAACTACCTTTGGCCTTGACTCCTAAGTGATGTAGGTCTTTTGGCATACTGGAACAAGCCCCCCAGTCAAGGCTCAGGGGAAAGAGTGGCCTAGGCCATAGAACTTGGAATTCACCCAATTCTAGACTTAAGCACCATCTAGTCAGTACATGATTTCTATTCCTCAAGCAAATCTTATACTTCATCATCTAGCTCTCTCGTTCATTTGTCAGCATGACAGAAATCCACACCAATAAGGACCAACACGGttactaataaatttttattattagtaactATCTGATAGGGAAAGTGATAGGGTGCAAACAGAACAATCAGCAGAGGTCCAAGCAGAACATACAAGGGTGCAGATCAAGGAAAAGCCCAATAGGAGAGTCACAAGACCAGCTTACCTTCGAGACTATGCTTGAGGGCAGCTCGGGGATTTCATGTTCAGCATATGCAGCACCACCAATATCGTATATAGCTTGATTTGGAATTGTTCCCGATAGCTAGACAAATACGACAAATACGACAAATTCTGTTAGTGCAGAATATTAAATTCTGTTAGTGCAGAATATTCTTGCAAGTAATCCAATCCTATTCTGTTAGCAAGAATTCTATAAATACCTATGTAAATAACCAAATCAGGCATGAATGAAAATAGCAAAGTTCCTCTCCTTTCTGCTTTTCTCTGTTCTTCTCCCCCCTTATTTCTGGAGGTGCTGGCCTCGAACCCAGCATTATCACTTCTGTTCATAACactatcatttatcatttgctTGCTAAGTGGGATTGATATAACCTGAACAGTAGAGATATTAAAACACACATGAAGTTTGCGGCTTCTATGGGCCAACCATTACCTCGAGCCTCTTAGTTTAGCGCTAGAGGGGCTGTGAACTGTCCAGCCTCCACGGGACGGCCATCACAAGTACTTGCACCTCTTGGCACCCTACGTCACATTCTGACATTCATCACTCATTCAGCCTGTGCTGACCAACTAGTGTCACAAGCCCTCGTCCACACAGTTGACTTCTATGCAACTGTTGATCAAATGGATCGAACATCACCCCTGCATCTGGGCCAACAAACCAAGTGTAACATTGGACAGCAAGAAATGTGCCCCCTAACAATAGAAACCTTAAAGCTCTTCAAGATCCATCAACGTACAAATGCATGGTCACAACAAGAGAGCACCACCTTCTGACATGTTAGAGACGTGGACTCAGACGTGTAGCAACAGCAAAGGGTACACCATTCTCTGAAATATCATGGTTGCAAGCGCCACCACAAACATGCACATCCACAAGGTGATACACACTGCCACCTGACATGTCACAGGGTGGACCACCACCATTGTTGTCGTAGTATGCTAACCACTATGGGCACCATAATATAAATAGGTGTAGTATCCTTCTTACTACACCAAGGTTTACGCATCTAAGAATAGGCTTGCTGAGGTTTCTTAAATCCCTATCTATCTTTAGGACTCATCAGTGGGTGGTGCTCTCTAGCATGAACAACACACACACTACCTAGAAAAGAACATGTCAAAAGCTTACATATACTGACACTCTACAATGGAAATAATATGCACTCCCtaacaactataaataacatTTTGTTCGTATATTAATGAGACAACCCACCAGGACATTGCTTGTTCATATAATGAGGCCGACAAGACAAATATGGATGCATAATTGCTACATCTACATGCTTTTTGAGTGGTAAACTGATTCACTTTTGGCCTTGCGATTTGGGGAATAATATTGCAATGCTGTAGGAATTTCAGTACTAGATATATCATTGCTCGGCAATTAATAAATGATGTTTATCAAGCCTAATTAGTTTCTGATATGGTTCACAATTAACTAAAAAGTAGCATGtagtttaaaacaaaaacacacagaTTCCAGTTATAATTCAGTGATTTTGGCACAAAAAAACTTCACCAGATTCGAAACAACAATTTCACTtatcaaaaaaaattttaagtgtGAAAAAAATGTGAAGCTTGATGGAGTGAAACAATAGTAAACTTACACAACAATTGGAGAGCAGGGGAGCACAGATGGTGATGAAGCCTCTTGCTGGAAGGTTGTTGCAAGATAGGGATGGAGACCATGAATTGCTTCAAGCTGGAATGTTGTTTGGTTAATAAACGAAGCTCATTCAGAGGTTCATGCTGCTGCAAGATGAAGCAAAGCAGATAGAAATTACAGAAGCAGAAATCAGCAAACTCACCAACAAAAACATTGCAAAATATTTAGTAAACCACCACAAAATCGACAATAGAGCATGTCCTCAGTTCATGGTCTTAACTCTTATATAACTAGATATAGAATCAAAGTCATTTAGACAATTACTATCACATATTGATCCCTTCACCGGAATCAATGCAAATGCATTCCATTAACACTAAAATCCACAACCACAAATACTCACAATCCCGTTTTCCCCAAAACTCTTAATACAATTATCAGAAGAAAACATCAAACCTTCATAGGTTGATGACTAACTCCTAATAAGGCATAACAAATCTTTATTTAATGCAGTCTATCCTTACCACGAAGATGTAGTAACACAACAATCCAGATGTAGTCCAACACCAAGTAGTCATTGTGAAAAGGGATTAATTCTGCAAGTGATATGCAATAGCTAGGAGTAAGGTAAAAAACATAAAGTGACAAGGTCCGGTTAGGAGAATAATCATCAAATTAtgattttcatttactttttctaAAGAAATACCATCCATCAGAAACAAAAGCCAATACCCCGAAGAAATCATGAGTAATCCCCTAAAGATAATTTCATCCTGCTATTCACTGCATTACCCTGTCTTCAAAATGATTCAAAGAaaggaaacaaaattttaaacaaaacctCACAATAGTTgccaattttcaattttgctGAAAGTTTTAAACCATCAGTGTTCAGACGTTTCATCACCTCCCATTGTGACAACTCTTAAAGCATATCTGCTATATACTAAAACACAGAAAAAAGTAAATGGACTACTAAAACTGAACATGATCCCTAATAGAAATGAAAACATCAACCATTTACACATTCCTTTCAATTTCATCTTTGTATGCCTGATACTAATTTTGCTCTTCCTTATTGCATAAAAGACAATTTGAACACATACTTCCTATAACTTTCCACACCCAAGTCTAAACAATCATACGAAAGCAATAGGATAAGAATTTTGTTGTAAACCATCTTTAAATTATTTCCTCACCACTCCTGTCATTCCACTAGGTGGTTACCACATCAGCGTAAAAATCACTCTTAACCAATTCCTTTATTACCGCATATCTTCAGATAAATCGAAGTCCAAAAATTAACCAAAATTCATTCTGGTTATTAAACTGAATAAGCAGCTACAACCATACGcacaaaaactttttgaaaaagaataacTCTATTATACCATTAAAACAAAAGCATAACATTGTAACAGATTCAAGCATCCAGGATGCATTGAAATTACAGAAATtgcactgaaaaaaaaaaatcaactaaagcCAAGGAAGAAGTTGAGATGCAAACAATCAATTGCTAATCAATTCATACAAGAAGGTCAATCAAGCAAATGCAGGCATATCAACTCATATCATAGAGACACCAATGGCATCTTAAAGGCAAATTTCATACTTCATACACAGAAAGCATATACTACAAATCCATTCATGTGAAAAAGGTGCTTATACTACATTGATCCATCAAAGGTACTATAACGCAGAGAAACCTCATACTCTATAAGATACATTTTATGATTAACTCATTTAGCTGAAAAGCAGAGCTAGAagctttttttaatctactcccTAAGGTCGAACCaaagaaaaaattcaaactaaataaaagaaaaaaaaaacaaaggtttCATAAAATCAGATTTCATATATTATAGGATCATCTGTAACCCCAACTACACCACCAAGAGGACAAAGAACTTCACAAAACTAACCCTAAAACCACTCTAcccaccacattctcacttccTACCCCCTCTCTTAGCCGTAGCCTTTTTCGCTGGAGACTTTACACTCTTTGGTTTCACACTCTTCACTGGCGCTTTCTTAGCAGGCGCTACTTTCTTCGCTGCCGGCTTCGCAGCAGGAGCTGCTTTCTTCCCTGGTGAAGTCCGTGTCGACGTCCTTGAAGCCTTGGCGGGCTTCGCTTTGGGCTTTGCCGCGGGCTTGGCAGCAGCAGCCTTTGTTTTAGCAGCGggcttgggcttgggcttggcAGCTGGCTTAGTCCCTTTGGGCTTGGCGGCAGCAGGCTTGGGCTTggaagcagcagcagcagcagcctTTGGTTTAGGGGCGGGCTTGGGCTTGGCTGGAGCTTTGGCTTTAGGCTTAGCAGCTGCCTTGGGCTTAGCTGGTGCCTTTGACTTAGTTGCCTTAGTGTCCTTGGCTTTAGCAGCGGGCTTGGGCTTAGGCTTAGGCTTGGGCTTGGGTTGGGGCTTAGCAGGTGcgggcttcttcttcttcgccggcgaagaagaagaagatgcagaagGTCGGGTAGGTGGGAGCTTGAAGGAGCCTTTGACTTTGACGAGTTTTCCAGCGGCTACAAGTTTCTTCAAATGGTAGAGAAGAAGCTTCCTGAAGTTCGGTGGAAGCTGCTTGTGCTTCTCCTCGATGAACTTCGCAATCGCGTGTTGGCTCGAACCGGTTT
This region includes:
- the LOC114389431 gene encoding histone H1-like; translated protein: MASEEPTVAVEPAPEPATAEPPPEEKEEPKPEAKAKKTKEPKPKKVSRPRNPPTHPSYEEMIKDAITSLKEKTGSSQHAIAKFIEEKHKQLPPNFRKLLLYHLKKLVAAGKLVKVKGSFKLPPTRPSASSSSSPAKKKKPAPAKPQPKPKPKPKPKPAAKAKDTKATKSKAPAKPKAAAKPKAKAPAKPKPAPKPKAAAAAASKPKPAAAKPKGTKPAAKPKPKPAAKTKAAAAKPAAKPKAKPAKASRTSTRTSPGKKAAPAAKPAAKKVAPAKKAPVKSVKPKSVKSPAKKATAKRGGRK